From the Sphingomonas phyllosphaerae 5.2 genome, one window contains:
- the hisB gene encoding imidazoleglycerol-phosphate dehydratase HisB, protein MRTATIRRDTTETKVAVTVNLDGTGTYDVKTGVGFFDHMLEQLSRHGLIDLHVRCDGDLHIDEHHTVEDTALALGSAVAQALGDKRGIRRYGDALSPMDETLTRVALDISGRPWLVWRSRFSQARLGGMDTEMFQHFFHSFAQNAGITLHVETLYGDNNHHIAESMFKGLARALRTAVEIDPRKADAIPSTKGTL, encoded by the coding sequence ATGCGCACCGCCACGATCCGCCGCGACACGACCGAGACCAAGGTCGCCGTCACCGTCAACCTCGACGGGACCGGGACCTACGACGTGAAGACCGGCGTCGGTTTCTTCGATCACATGCTCGAACAACTCTCGCGGCACGGCCTGATCGACCTGCACGTCCGCTGCGACGGCGACCTGCACATCGACGAGCATCACACGGTCGAGGATACCGCGCTGGCGCTGGGCAGCGCGGTGGCGCAGGCGCTGGGCGACAAGCGCGGCATCCGCCGCTACGGCGACGCGCTCAGCCCGATGGACGAAACGCTGACGCGGGTCGCGCTCGACATCTCGGGCCGGCCGTGGCTCGTCTGGCGCTCGCGCTTCTCGCAGGCGCGGCTCGGCGGCATGGACACGGAAATGTTCCAGCATTTCTTCCACAGCTTCGCGCAGAACGCGGGCATCACCCTGCACGTCGAGACGCTGTACGGCGACAACAACCACCATATCGCCGAAAGCATGTTCAAGGGCCTGGCGCGCGCCTTGCGCACCGCGGTCGAGATCGACCCGCGGAAGGCCGATGCGATCCCGTCGACGAAGGGCACATTATGA
- a CDS encoding SspB family protein, with the protein MSDMLPDSLIPYDDIVQEALRAVVGRVLGTVAESGGLPGDHHFYITFKTQAPGVDIPQRLIERFPDEMTIVLQNRFWDLTVDQERFSVGLSFNQVSSKLVIPYSAITGFHDPTVNFELRFQAQEGPGDGPGGHDPAENDGPTVTPVEDGSNVVAVDFKRKK; encoded by the coding sequence ATGAGCGATATGCTGCCCGACAGCCTGATCCCCTATGATGACATCGTGCAGGAAGCCCTGCGCGCGGTCGTGGGGCGCGTGCTGGGAACCGTGGCCGAGTCGGGCGGGCTGCCGGGCGACCACCACTTCTACATAACCTTCAAGACGCAGGCGCCGGGGGTCGACATTCCGCAACGGCTGATCGAGCGTTTCCCGGACGAGATGACGATCGTCCTCCAGAACCGCTTCTGGGACCTGACGGTCGACCAGGAGCGTTTTTCGGTAGGGCTCAGCTTCAACCAGGTGTCGTCGAAGCTGGTCATTCCCTATTCGGCGATCACCGGCTTCCACGATCCGACGGTCAATTTCGAACTGCGCTTCCAGGCGCAGGAAGGGCCGGGCGATGGCCCCGGCGGACACGATCCGGCGGAAAACGACGGCCCGACGGTTACCCCGGTCGAGGACGGGTCGAACGTCGTCGCGGTGGATTTCAAGAGGAAGAAGTGA
- a CDS encoding GNAT family N-acetyltransferase — MIETIQTPGDEELAAILAPLAAHNDAAAGPTERHKVAIVTRDADGAIVGGVWAEASYRWLFVKYLALPPQARGHGQGRALMLAAEEEARRLDCIGIWLDTFSFQARGFYEKLGYGVFGQIDDYPPGEARFFLSKRIG; from the coding sequence ATGATCGAGACCATCCAGACGCCCGGCGACGAGGAACTCGCCGCGATCCTCGCGCCGCTCGCTGCGCATAACGACGCCGCGGCCGGCCCGACCGAGCGGCACAAGGTGGCGATCGTGACTCGCGACGCGGACGGCGCGATCGTCGGTGGCGTGTGGGCCGAGGCGAGCTATCGCTGGCTGTTCGTCAAATATCTCGCGCTGCCGCCGCAAGCGCGCGGCCACGGCCAGGGTCGTGCGCTGATGCTGGCAGCCGAGGAAGAAGCGCGGCGGCTGGATTGCATCGGCATCTGGCTCGATACCTTCAGTTTTCAGGCGCGCGGCTTCTACGAGAAGCTCGGCTATGGCGTGTTCGGCCAGATCGACGACTATCCGCCGGGCGAGGCGCGGTTCTTCCTCTCGAAACGGATCGGCTAG
- the fumC gene encoding class II fumarate hydratase, with amino-acid sequence MTHATRTETDSIGPIEVPADAYWGAQTERSLENFPFGARERMPIEIVHALALVKQAAARVNRRHGLEAEKAEAIEQAAQEIFAGKLDDQFPLVIWQTGSGTQSNMNVNEVIAGRANEILTGTRGGKTPVHPNDDVNRGQSSNDSFPTALHIACSIAVRQRLIPAVERLHDALAARAQEWRDLVKIGRTHLQDATPLTLGDEFSGYAHQLDRCLRRIEPAVEQGTDRLAQGGTAVGTGLNAPAGFARDFCAELRGITGIAFSPADNFFEALASNDPLVHLSGTLNTLAVACTKIANDIRLLGSGPRCGLGELDLPANEPGSSIMPGKVNPTQCEMLTMVAAQVIGNHVAITVGGAQGHLELNVFKPVIGAGVLRSIDLLATGCESFAERCVDGLRANEARIGELLDRSLMLVTALAPEIGYDHAAKIAKHAHENGLTLREAGLALGLVDGDTFDRVVRPAAMLGR; translated from the coding sequence ATGACCCACGCTACCCGCACCGAAACCGACTCGATCGGCCCGATCGAGGTTCCCGCCGACGCTTATTGGGGGGCGCAAACCGAGCGCAGCCTCGAGAATTTCCCGTTCGGCGCGCGGGAGCGGATGCCGATCGAGATCGTCCACGCGCTGGCACTGGTGAAGCAGGCGGCGGCACGCGTGAATCGCCGCCACGGGCTGGAGGCGGAGAAGGCCGAAGCGATCGAGCAGGCCGCGCAGGAGATCTTCGCCGGCAAGCTCGACGATCAATTCCCGCTCGTCATCTGGCAGACCGGCAGCGGCACGCAGAGCAACATGAACGTCAACGAGGTAATCGCGGGCCGGGCGAACGAGATCCTGACCGGCACGCGCGGCGGCAAGACGCCGGTCCATCCCAACGACGACGTCAATCGCGGGCAATCGTCGAACGACAGCTTTCCGACCGCGTTGCACATCGCCTGCTCGATCGCGGTCCGGCAGCGGCTGATCCCCGCGGTCGAGCGGCTCCACGATGCGTTGGCGGCCCGGGCGCAGGAATGGCGCGACCTCGTCAAGATCGGGCGGACCCATCTGCAGGACGCGACGCCGCTGACGCTGGGTGACGAATTTTCCGGCTACGCGCACCAGCTCGATCGCTGCCTGCGGCGGATCGAGCCGGCGGTGGAGCAGGGCACAGACCGGCTGGCGCAGGGCGGCACGGCGGTTGGCACCGGGTTGAACGCGCCGGCCGGGTTCGCGCGCGATTTCTGCGCGGAACTGCGCGGGATCACCGGGATTGCGTTCAGCCCGGCGGACAATTTCTTCGAGGCGTTGGCGTCGAACGATCCGCTGGTCCACCTGTCGGGCACGCTCAACACGCTGGCGGTGGCGTGCACGAAGATCGCCAACGACATCCGCCTGCTCGGCTCCGGCCCGCGCTGCGGGCTCGGTGAGCTGGACCTGCCCGCCAACGAGCCGGGCAGCTCGATCATGCCCGGCAAGGTCAACCCGACACAGTGCGAGATGCTGACGATGGTCGCCGCGCAGGTGATCGGCAATCACGTCGCGATCACGGTCGGCGGCGCGCAGGGGCATCTGGAGCTCAACGTGTTCAAGCCGGTGATCGGCGCAGGCGTGCTGCGCTCCATCGACCTGCTCGCGACGGGATGCGAGAGTTTCGCCGAACGCTGCGTCGACGGACTGCGTGCGAACGAGGCGCGGATCGGCGAGTTGCTCGACCGCTCTTTGATGCTGGTCACCGCGCTGGCGCCCGAGATCGGTTACGATCATGCCGCCAAGATCGCCAAGCACGCGCACGAGAACGGGCTGACGCTGAGGGAAGCGGGGCTGGCGCTAGGGCTGGTCGACGGTGATACTTTCGACCGCGTCGTGCGGCCAGCGGCGATGCTGGGGCGGTGA
- a CDS encoding CaiB/BaiF CoA transferase family protein: MTHRPLAGLRVLELARILAGPWAGQLLADLGADVIKVERPTEGDDTRHWGPPFITSGDGEPLSAAYYHACNRGKRSIAIDIATAEGQARVRDLAMRADVVIENYKVGGLVKYGLDAATLRAANPRLIVCSITGFGQDGPYAHRAGYDFIIQGMGGMMSITGEPDGPPQKGGVAHADLFTGIYATVAILAAVVARQASGVGTHIDMALLDTQVAVLANQALNWMASGIVPQRMGNGHANLAPYQSFPTSDGDLIVAVGNDRQFARLCAVLDVPALAADARFATNPARVANRAALLPLLVARTVSWPAAALLAALDAAGVPVGPVNRVDQVFSDPQVVARGMQLMTNGIPGLASPIRYDGARATSGVPSPRLNEHPDADWRGT, from the coding sequence ATGACCCATCGCCCCCTCGCCGGCCTGCGCGTCCTCGAACTCGCCCGCATCCTTGCCGGTCCGTGGGCGGGACAGTTGCTCGCCGACCTCGGCGCGGACGTGATCAAGGTCGAACGCCCGACGGAGGGCGACGACACCCGTCACTGGGGGCCGCCGTTCATCACGAGCGGCGATGGCGAGCCTCTGTCGGCGGCTTATTACCATGCCTGCAACCGCGGCAAGCGCTCGATCGCGATCGACATCGCCACGGCTGAGGGGCAGGCGCGGGTCCGCGACCTTGCAATGCGTGCCGATGTCGTGATCGAGAACTACAAGGTCGGCGGCCTCGTCAAATACGGGCTCGACGCCGCCACGCTACGTGCGGCCAACCCGCGGCTGATCGTCTGCTCGATCACCGGCTTCGGGCAGGACGGCCCCTATGCGCACCGTGCCGGCTACGATTTCATCATCCAGGGCATGGGCGGGATGATGTCGATCACTGGCGAGCCCGACGGCCCGCCGCAGAAAGGCGGGGTCGCGCACGCCGACCTGTTCACCGGCATCTACGCCACCGTCGCGATCCTCGCCGCGGTCGTCGCCCGGCAGGCCAGCGGAGTGGGCACGCATATCGACATGGCGCTGCTCGACACGCAGGTGGCGGTGCTTGCCAATCAGGCGCTCAACTGGATGGCGAGCGGGATCGTGCCGCAGCGGATGGGCAACGGCCACGCCAACCTCGCTCCGTATCAGAGCTTTCCGACCAGCGACGGCGACCTGATCGTCGCGGTCGGCAACGATCGCCAGTTCGCGCGATTGTGTGCGGTACTGGACGTGCCGGCACTCGCGGCTGACGCGCGGTTCGCGACGAACCCCGCTCGCGTGGCGAATCGCGCGGCACTGCTGCCGCTACTCGTCGCGCGGACGGTGTCGTGGCCGGCCGCGGCGCTGCTTGCTGCGCTGGACGCCGCCGGCGTGCCGGTCGGCCCGGTGAACCGCGTCGATCAGGTTTTTTCGGACCCGCAGGTCGTCGCGCGTGGAATGCAGTTGATGACGAACGGCATCCCGGGCCTTGCCTCACCAATCCGTTACGATGGCGCGCGTGCGACCAGCGGCGTTCCCAGTCCGCGCCTGAACGAACATCCCGACGCGGATTGGCGCGGGACCTAG
- a CDS encoding S-(hydroxymethyl)glutathione dehydrogenase/class III alcohol dehydrogenase encodes MKTRAAVAFEAKKPLEIVELDLEGPKPGEVLVEIMATGICHTDAYTLDGLDSEGLFPSVLGHEGCGVVREIGAGVTSVAPGDHVIPLYTPECRQCKSCLSGKTNLCTAIRATQGKGLMPDGTTRFSYKGRPIFHYMGCSTFSNFTVLPEIAVAKIRADAPFDTSCYIGCGVTTGVGAVVNTAKVEAGATVIVFGLGGIGLNVIQGAKLAGAARIVGVDLNPDREEWGRRFGMTDFVNPKDVGDVVQHLVALTDGGGDYTFDCTGNTAVMRQALESAHRGWGESIVIGVAEAGKEIATRPFQLVTGRVWKGTAFGGARGRTDVPKIVDWYMNGMIAIDPMITHRLSLDEINKGFDLMHAGESIRSVVIY; translated from the coding sequence ATGAAGACCCGCGCCGCCGTCGCGTTCGAGGCGAAGAAGCCGCTGGAGATCGTCGAACTGGACCTCGAAGGGCCGAAGCCGGGCGAGGTATTGGTCGAGATCATGGCCACCGGCATCTGCCATACCGACGCCTATACGCTCGACGGGCTCGACAGCGAGGGGCTGTTCCCGAGCGTGCTCGGCCACGAAGGCTGCGGCGTGGTACGCGAGATTGGCGCGGGCGTGACCAGCGTGGCGCCCGGCGATCACGTCATCCCGCTCTACACCCCGGAATGCCGCCAGTGTAAGTCGTGCCTCAGCGGCAAGACCAACCTGTGCACGGCGATCCGCGCCACGCAGGGCAAGGGGCTGATGCCCGACGGCACGACCCGCTTCAGCTACAAGGGGCGCCCGATCTTCCATTACATGGGCTGTTCGACCTTCTCGAACTTCACCGTGCTGCCGGAGATCGCGGTGGCGAAGATCCGCGCGGACGCGCCGTTCGACACCAGCTGCTATATCGGTTGCGGCGTGACGACCGGGGTCGGCGCCGTGGTCAACACGGCGAAGGTCGAAGCGGGCGCGACCGTGATCGTGTTCGGGCTGGGCGGGATCGGGCTGAACGTGATCCAGGGCGCGAAACTGGCCGGCGCCGCGCGGATCGTCGGGGTCGACCTGAACCCCGATCGCGAGGAATGGGGGCGACGGTTCGGGATGACCGACTTCGTCAACCCGAAGGATGTCGGGGACGTCGTCCAGCATCTGGTCGCGCTGACCGACGGCGGCGGCGATTATACCTTCGACTGTACCGGCAACACCGCCGTCATGCGGCAGGCGCTGGAGAGCGCGCATCGCGGCTGGGGCGAATCGATCGTGATCGGCGTGGCCGAAGCGGGCAAGGAGATCGCGACGCGGCCCTTCCAGCTCGTGACCGGGCGCGTGTGGAAGGGGACCGCGTTCGGCGGCGCGCGCGGGCGCACCGACGTGCCGAAGATCGTCGACTGGTATATGAATGGCATGATCGCGATCGACCCGATGATCACGCACCGGCTGTCGCTTGACGAGATCAACAAGGGCTTCGACCTGATGCATGCGGGAGAGAGCATCCGCAGCGTCGTTATCTACTGA
- a CDS encoding VOC family protein, protein MFSHVMVGSNDVARSQRFYDALFAVLGGKAGRQDDRGRVVYAHDGALFMITAPIDGEPACHANGGTVGFRMNSPEQAKAWHQAGVAHGGTAIEDEPGVRTTPFGPLYLAYLRDPDGNKLCAAHRGAA, encoded by the coding sequence ATGTTCAGCCATGTGATGGTCGGATCGAACGACGTGGCGCGGTCGCAGCGCTTCTACGACGCGCTGTTCGCAGTGCTGGGCGGCAAGGCCGGGCGACAGGACGATCGCGGGCGCGTCGTCTATGCGCATGATGGCGCGTTGTTCATGATCACGGCGCCGATCGACGGCGAGCCGGCGTGCCACGCCAATGGCGGCACGGTCGGCTTCCGCATGAACAGCCCGGAACAGGCAAAAGCGTGGCATCAGGCCGGCGTGGCGCATGGCGGCACCGCGATCGAGGACGAACCGGGCGTGCGCACCACTCCGTTCGGGCCGCTCTATCTCGCCTATCTCCGCGACCCCGACGGCAACAAGTTGTGCGCCGCCCACCGCGGGGCGGCCTGA
- the fghA gene encoding S-formylglutathione hydrolase, protein METVSTARAHGGTQGVYRHASGATGTDMTFAVFVPDHAPGATLPVVWYLSGLTCTHANVTDKGEYRRACAEHGLIFVAPDTSPRGDDVPDEDAWDFGKGAGFYVDATQAPWATNYRMWSYVTEELPALLAARFPVDMARQSIMGHSMGGHGALTIGLRHPERFRAVSAFSPIVAPTQVPWGKALDRYLGDDAAVQRRHDAVALIEDGARVPELLIDQGEADSFLDEQLRPALLAAACATAGIDLTLRLHAGYDHSYHFISTFMADQLAWHAARLHA, encoded by the coding sequence ATGGAAACCGTCTCCACCGCTCGCGCGCATGGCGGGACGCAGGGTGTGTACCGCCACGCCTCGGGCGCAACCGGCACCGACATGACCTTTGCGGTCTTCGTGCCCGATCATGCGCCTGGCGCGACGCTGCCGGTGGTCTGGTATCTGTCGGGGCTGACGTGCACCCATGCCAACGTGACCGACAAGGGTGAGTATCGCCGTGCCTGCGCGGAGCACGGATTGATCTTCGTCGCGCCCGACACTTCCCCGCGCGGCGACGACGTGCCGGATGAGGATGCGTGGGATTTCGGCAAGGGCGCCGGCTTCTACGTCGACGCGACGCAGGCACCGTGGGCGACGAATTACCGCATGTGGTCGTACGTGACGGAGGAACTTCCGGCGCTGCTCGCCGCGCGCTTCCCCGTCGATATGGCGCGCCAGTCGATCATGGGGCATTCGATGGGCGGGCACGGCGCGCTGACGATCGGGCTGCGCCACCCGGAGCGGTTTCGTGCCGTCTCCGCCTTCTCACCGATCGTCGCGCCGACCCAGGTGCCGTGGGGCAAGGCGCTCGATCGCTATCTGGGCGATGACGCGGCCGTGCAACGCCGCCATGATGCGGTGGCGTTGATCGAGGACGGCGCCCGCGTGCCCGAACTGCTGATCGACCAGGGCGAGGCCGATTCGTTCCTCGACGAACAGCTTCGCCCCGCATTGCTGGCGGCTGCCTGCGCCACGGCCGGGATCGACCTGACCCTGCGGCTGCACGCCGGCTACGACCATAGCTATCATTTCATCTCCACCTTCATGGCGGATCAACTGGCGTGGCATGCCGCGCGGCTGCACGCCTGA
- the gmk gene encoding guanylate kinase, producing the protein MDHRLPADPHNMKRRGVLFVLSSPSGAGKSTIARMLLASEPELSLSVSATTRAIRRGEEDGRDYHFVSLDTFREMASNHEFLEWAHVFDQRYGTPRAPVDAMLSAGKDVLFDIDWQGAQQLHQIAGGDVVRVFILPPSMEELRRRLEGRGTDAQEIIERRMSRADAEISHWDGYDYVLVNDDVETCFAKVKTILASERLKRSRQTGLIGFIRKLRTPAG; encoded by the coding sequence ATGGACCATCGCCTGCCCGCCGACCCGCACAACATGAAGCGTCGCGGCGTGCTTTTCGTGCTCTCCTCGCCGTCAGGTGCGGGCAAGTCGACGATCGCGCGCATGCTGCTCGCCAGCGAGCCCGAACTGTCGCTGTCGGTTTCCGCCACCACCCGCGCCATTCGCCGCGGTGAGGAAGACGGGCGCGACTATCATTTCGTGTCGCTCGACACCTTCCGAGAAATGGCGTCGAACCACGAATTCCTCGAGTGGGCGCATGTCTTCGACCAGCGCTACGGCACGCCACGCGCGCCGGTCGATGCGATGCTGTCGGCGGGCAAGGACGTGCTGTTCGACATCGACTGGCAAGGCGCGCAGCAGCTGCACCAGATCGCCGGTGGCGACGTGGTGCGCGTCTTCATCCTGCCGCCGTCGATGGAGGAACTGCGCCGTCGCCTGGAGGGGCGTGGCACCGACGCGCAGGAGATCATCGAACGCCGCATGAGCCGCGCCGATGCCGAGATCAGCCATTGGGACGGCTATGACTATGTGCTGGTCAACGACGACGTCGAGACATGCTTCGCGAAGGTGAAGACGATTCTCGCGTCGGAGCGGCTGAAGCGCTCGCGCCAGACCGGGCTGATCGGGTTTATCCGGAAGCTGCGGACGCCGGCAGGATAG